In Oryza sativa Japonica Group chromosome 1, ASM3414082v1, the genomic stretch tttagattcattaacatcaatataaatgtgtgaaatgttaaaatgacatacattgtgaaacggaggaagtacattagTGCTaatacacatgaaaaaaaatgtacggatgatatcaccaaaataaaaatacaaGGAAACCAAAAGTTTCAATAACAGCACTAATTCATTAcaaagtagtactccctctctttcatattataagttatttgactttttttctaattaaaaatcgttaagtttgaccaatttataaaaaaattagtaatatctaaaatatcaaattagctttattaaatctaatgttgaatatattttcataatatatttgttttgtgttgaaaagtcaaaaaaagaagtttgactagaagtcaagcgacttataatatgcaatggagggagtatgacgCCATGTCAAGTCACATcataaaagcaaaagaaaaattatgATTAGAGCATAGGATTGATAAGAACAAAAGCAATGCCCTGGAATACAATATTCATAGCTAAAATATGCCTTCAGTGAAACTTGGATTGGAATACATTCACTAAATTTGTATTTCTAGCTTATGATCAACAGTGTTATTAATGGTTGAGTCGAGTGAAGATATTAATGATCTCATACCATCCAAAGTCACTAATGCTGTTCTAAGAAATGTTATCTTCTACCAGCATGTGTCATCAGCTGAAAAGAGAACGAAATTTAGAATGCAAAGATTATTGGTATTCGGACTGAAATATAGCAGTAGTCCTTCGTGGGCTTTGACAGACCGATATCCATTCAGACGTGCACAGGCGACGTGAGCCGTTTGATTATTTGAACGGTGGATGAGGTGCTGCTGCACGCTCATGCCTTTAAGCCGTGAAGGTAGAGGcccccatcggatggcctattcagtcaaagaaaaagccaaattttaaatttttaaatttaattttgagatattttcaacgtagtttctttttcagcattggcttaagtcaccaagaatacatatataaaagttttacctgcaaatttatttttattccctaataaacTGTTTTGGCTTATTAAGGAAAAAAGCCAACCAATGGGGTCTAGAGGATCTAAATCCGCCTCATCATGACTTGGTGACAGGTGCGGACTTTGAATGATATGATTTTCTAGTAATCTCATTTGCCTCTAGCCATCTACTCCTATTTAGTTCAAAAATTAGGATACGGTTttgttttgtgtaaaaaaataGGTTAGTGTCTTGTTTAGTTCTTGTTTAATTTAATTAGCAATTTCAAGCATTAGAATGTTGCCTAAGAAATGCTCAAAGAAGAGACTTTTTAAGACAGATATTGGATATTTGTGTATTTAAGATATTCATAATCGTACTACTTCGTTTCTGCAGTTCTTTTAGTTGTTTATTATACTTTTTTTCGTGAACGCGCAAAatgattgcacgtcaatatattagaagaaaaaagttaaagttACACCACGCAATCGGCCAGACCGGCCTATACCAGGGGAAAGGagaaaaagcaaaataaaaaaactgaggcttagaaaaagaaaaaactacggCGGCTGAAAAAAAACTCCAAATAGCAGGAAGGGCAATATTTATTGAGAATAAAATACCATCGCAATTTGCAACTAATTACTTTACTGTTTATCATGTTAGTAATGTTTATTTGTGTGGTTTATagaatatatactccctccgttttttaagaTGACgacgttgactttttctcacatgtttgaacattcgtcttattaaaaaaattatgtaaatgtataagatataaaatcacacttaaagtactataagtgataaaataactcataacaaaataaattataattatgtaaattttttgaataagacgaatggttaaacatatgagaaaaaatCAACATCGTCATCTTAAAAAACAGAGATAGTATAttgcaagaaaaaaatagagCCTAGCGTCCGAGTTTTCGGAGGGCCGTCGAAATTATAGAGAGTCGGCCCTGCTACAGGGACTCGATCCCACGACCCTCACATCGCGTGCAAGTGCCTCTCCCAATAAGTTAGGgcactttttaaaatttatataatggctttatattataattgcATGCTATTTATATTAAGTACGTTGTACTATAGTTACATTCATCtagtgaaaaaaaatctatggtgATTCATGGGTAATAATCCTCCTTGTGCTTTATATAAGCTTTTACCTTTTTTTCTGCCGAGCAGATGGGAAATTGGGAACTAGCTTTTTACTTGGATCGTCGTGGCTAGAGGCCTCAAGCATATCGGCCCATCTCTTGGGAAGCCTAGGCCCATCACAAGGACAAGACGAAGGTAGTAGAAagttggaaaaagtacaccaaaggtccctcaacttgtcatcgggataaaaaacgtcctcgaaccacaggaccagatatgcggggtcccttgactatataaaaccggtcacccgaggtcttggggtggttttgaccccggttttggtctAGGTGGCGGCTGagttagcgtgggacccacatgtcagctggccACGTCAACCTCCtttccctttctcctctctctctcttatcttaTCTTCTTTGAGCAACTGGGCAAGCCAGCCAGAGGCGACTCCAGGCGCGATGGAGGAGGGTGCGGGCCTCGTCatcggcgttggcggcgggggtggcctctctggcggtggcggggagggGGTGGCTCCTCCGGCTGCGAGGGCACAGGAGAGGCTGGTGCCGCCGTGCGGGGTGCAGTCGGCTGCGGCTTGCAGCGGCGTGCGGCAGCGCAGTGCGGGGTGCGGCCGGCCGTGGCTCGTGACGGCACTATTCGGGGCGTGTCGGCTCTCGGTGCGGCGCCGTGCGGCGCCGTGGCCATCAGCGGTGTTGTGCGGGGCGCGGCCGGCAGCGGTTCGCGGCAGCGCGCGCGGTGGCGCGAGCGGTGGTGCCCGAGTCCACGCCGGCATGCCGCGGCGCGGCtcgagggagggaggcggcggccaggTCGGCGAAGGGGACGGCGagcagaggggaggcggcggccaggTCAGCGAAAGGGAcgacgagccgccgccgacgaggccgaTCTCTCCATTCATGGCGGGGAGCACAGAAGCAGCGGCGGCCCATTCCTTGCCTGGAggtgccgacgacgacgagggcgagCGCCGTATCCTTGCCCCGAGCCGCCGATGAcaaccgccgccgacgacgaggctgAGCGCCGCCACTCCCCATCCGTGGCGGCGGCCCGTGGGAGAaggacatggccgccgccgttcctctcCCCAGCCTGctcccgcctcgccgctgctcttctcccctgccggtcgccggccgtcggacctcctctcctctcccgcctctccatcctcgtcgccgccgcatcgcaTCAGCCACTAGACGAGCAAACGAGGAGaaagtgagagaaagagaggaagggagagagatgatgtggcatcctgacatgtggggcccacgtgggtcccatgctgacttagcagccacgtaggataaaaccgggaccaaaaccgccgagggacctattgtgaccagttttgtatagttaagggacctcgtatatctggtattgcggtttgaggatgtttttttatctcgatgacaagttgagggacattcggtgtactttttcctagaaagtttaggaataagttcacttggaCTCCCTTAAGTAGTGACCGAATCTGATTCGTATTCTCGAATCGcaataccggatatctcgacccacaactattaaaaccgatgcaatttgactccctcccTCGTTGGTTtcggagggcggtttcgctgacatggCGTGTACGTGGTAGTGTTAACCTGATTTGTGGTGTTGATGTGGCACTTAGGTGGTATTAATATTAAAATTATATAAGTGGTATCCATTTGTtgctcataaaaaaaattatgaggcCCACTAACGTGtggcgggggtgggggggggaggGTCGTGAGACATCCATCTTGGGCCGAGACAGAACGGCAACCAGCAAGGCCCACAGATAGCAAACCAATTAACCAACCCGAGCCCAGCACGTCTACCGCTGTCACGTCCAATTTACCggtctccttcctctctctctctctctacacgTCCACGAGACCGTACAACAGTTCTAGGGTCTACGTACAGGGTACAGCTAGTAGTACACCCACTATTCTTCTACAGCCCCTGTCAAATCTGGATCTACTCCTACGCGACGCGAACCGCAAATTGTGGTGTGTCCGCCTCTAGATCGGGCAACCCATGTGTTCGTCGTCCTCATCCACACCACCAGTAGTACGGAGTACGTAGTACGACGCCCCCAACCGCCGTCGTCCACGGTCTCTTCCCCGTATTTTTCCCCCTTGGCCTCTTCCCGCTGCAACCAACTCCCCCCCGCGTGCAGCTGGAAAGCGGACGCATCTCGATCTGGCCCATCTCTTCCATGGGAGGAGGAGATAGCAGTAGTACCAGTACTGCTCGTCTTGTATCGTCGCTACGGCCATCAAATTACCTGCATCGTCCCAAACCAACACCAGCTCGGCGGCAGCTCACATCATTTTTGCCCCTTTGACCGGTAGTGCTGGCATGGCAGCGGTAGTAGTAACCGTCGAGCCATGCGGCCATCCATCTGGCCGTCTCAATTCTCGTCTCATCTCCCACGTGCCCTTTCTGCCATAGTGGCATCACGCATGTCACTTGGGGTCAGAGAATATGGGCAGAGAGCCTTTCTTGAGTGGTACTAGCACTAGCTGTGCGTTTGTGCTCTGTTAAGTTTTGTCCAGTGATTGTTTGCTTGATGGTATTAGGAATCCGGATTAGGTCGATCGATGGGAACGGTCCACATGCATGCTGATGCTGATCATCAGCGAagttagtactagtactagtatattaGGTAGTGTCACGCTCGTGTCATTAGTACTTGACACCGACAGAGGCACGGAGCAGCATCGCGAGTCCACGACGCTGCATCGAGCAATAAGAATGTGTCTCACCAGCGAGAGCAAGCAATTTGGCGGCCAATCCTTTTCTGGCCAGCACACCATCACCGTCCATTCAGCATCATCCGCTCATGGATGACTCTGTCCCGGTGTGGATTAACCGAAGCAGTAATCTAATCGGGTCACCGTGCCGCCACTGGCACTGACACACTGACACCGAGTACACCAACTCGGCAATTTTCCAAGTGCGTTTTTTTACTGTGGCTAGCAATAACTGCCTACTCCAGCTGGTGGTCAACCAATTCAGATCAAGTTTATTGGTAGTACTAACTGCAGGGGATTAAAGAAAGGACAGTAGATTCCGGGCTGGGCGAGTGAACCGTACAAGGAGAGAGCTGACAAAGACAGCGTGGGACGGCGGTGGAGCAGGGGAGAAAAAGGCAGTCGATGTCCAAGGGACGGACAGCGGCTGCTTTCCACGATCAATGTCATGGCCCTcctgggaggagaggagcggtTGGTGGCTTGGTGCTGGAGCTGTGGATGGATGGACCCATGCTCTTCACCGTGCAATTCAGCTTTCAGAACCGTAGCCTTCTGGAGTCCCATCTAGCTCAAGGCCAGCATCAGGGAATTAACCCAATTCGGATTGGTAGATCAGGATCAGGATGAGTTAAATTTCTAGCCTATAATAGGTTGTCGGCTATAATTAACAATGATTGTTGCGTAGTACGTTATACAGTACAAGATGTACAAGTAGTCGATGAAACTTATTTTCATAAATTTCGTATAAAACAGTGTCGGATCCATGAAACTTTTAGAACCCAAACAATTCTAACTAGAGTATTTATTAGTGAAAAAATCTATTTTAAATCTCTACATTAACATAATAGTTCTATTGCATGTTCGACAAGACGATGGTTCATCCATTGATACGAAGCATTCAATTCCTATAGGCATGAGTAGAAGTTGTTATTGTTTCAAACACgttaagtatttttttaaatggtTATGATTTAACATATAAAGTGGTGATGTGTATACCTCGCGTGGTTAGTGAAATAATATGGTGACATTGGAAGCATCGACTTGTTATAGTACTAGCAGAAAAATGTTAAAATATGAATTTCCCTCGAAATAGCGACCtaacaacaaaatatatattcacATCCTAACTTATACAAAAGTCTCCCAAGTAGCATTTTCTCACTACTTTATGAATAACTTTATTCAATAGTGCACAAAAGTGACCATTTTACTCAACAGATCCTTACCTCCTACTCATGAGAAAGACAGCTCCCAGGTATAGATTAACAACACCTGATGCTGTACTAGATAAATAAAATACcataacaaacaaacaaaaaagagaGCAATCCAAGGACAAAAACAACATTAATATATGAACAATATGATACACTAGCAAAGCAAGAAAATCACACATTTGCTACCCTGTGGGCCACAAGCAAGAAATGTGGCACCTAGCCACCTACTCAGCACCCCTCCTCTCCTAACTTCCTTCCTAGTATATGCAAGTGCCCATCACAAATCCTCACTCACTGACATCACTGGATATGATTCTTCCTGATCCTGTGGTGCCGGAGAAATGATGTGGTGAGAAAAGTTTACTCATGATCATGCCGTTGGTCTTTTACTAGTTATGAAATGGTGGAGCCACTGAGCTAGAGATGGCCACACCAGCCCATTGAAGGAGAAGATAATAAAGCAAAGGCTCCAGCACCCTGCATGGCTGTATCCCCCAACAACCAAACTAAAATCCATGGTCCTGACATCAAATGGATGGCCCCCGTTCTGTTTCTGAGGTAGAAACTTCCAAATTCTACCGTGTGATTCATATATTGTCCGAGCTGGGAGGTAATAGTGTGTAGGACAGTAGGAGTATTATGTAGATGTAGATGGATCTGTATCAGTTGCTACTATGAACCTCCACAGTATTCGAAGGACGGCACAATAAAATGGTTACTATAGCTGCAACACTTAGACCAAGGCACAAGTTACTGTTCACAGCGACCCTATGTGTAAATTACTCATTCCAGCCAAACAAATAGGCCTACCACTATTTTACATGTGAATTTGATCATGAGCGCAATGCCTTCCTCTTTTTCCCCATCTATTTATAACAGAAGTGCAAGGTTCAACTCACATCATTAAAAAACTAGGAAATACTCATTCCATCCCGAAATATAAAATACAACAACTTCTAAATTTTAGATTTTTATCtcaaatatagcaacctaagaCTTGTAAAATGTGACTTTTACCAATAAATTACCCATACTATCCCCACTGGGTATTGGTTTTATTATAGCCGTAACTAATCTGATCTTATACCCCAcccataaaaaaaccaatttGTTCCTCTCTTTTTAAtatgggtgaatagctaatttagtccctcaagtttCATCGAAGGCTCAATTTAGTCTTTTAGGTTTTATTTTGTCCACATAGATCCtctaaatatttgttttggcttaaaATCATCCTTGGACCCACTTATATGCCATATGACTATTTTTAGTCAACAATTTTGTTAGAAAATGTCCCTTTTGCTcttaatttgtatacaactatacactggaaaaaaaaagaaacccaaaataaataaacaacattgcatatgtacttcccattatttcaacatgtgcacGTTAAACTTGAGCCTAATGGCTATCGTATACACTTGcaagtacataatttatttttgttttacataAATTGCTATGGATTATCTCTAAAAAGAAtttattgcatgcaattttttctcttatatatgtgaatgaggggtataagtgtcatttatcaagagagttgttggttatgtgagttcaaggataagtttgaattaaaataaaaacttgaaggactaatatgTACAGATTGAAACATTAAGAACTAAACTAATCCTTATATGAAACTTGGAGGACCACTTTGGCTATTCACCCTTTTAATATCTATGGCGAATGCTATgtcttgttatattttaggattgaTGGATTATATATTTCTCCACGAAAatgataaagtttttttttgagaaaattagAAACTAGGCCTCGTTTCACTGATAAAGAAGAGACACGCTAAGGGTTCACCCAAAAAATGTCACATTTTCGTCAAATTTGACATGATCATTGATCACCACTACTTACCCACTTTGGTTTGCTTTCCAGCAGCGCTGCTGGACGGCTGATCTCCTCCAAAAGCGTGGCATCGATAGTCACTCGACTTGCCCCTTTTATGCTCAGGATCTTGAGACGGCGAACCACATTCTCCTCGACTGCGTGTTCGCTCGGCAGGTCTGGCTCCGGGTGTTGTCGCCTTCTGGCCGGTCTGCCCTCTCTCCACCCCGTGGCAATTGGTTCCAGGACTGGTGGCCATCCTCTAGGGCCTGCTTACCAGAGCACCTCCGCGACAGCTTCGACTCCATGGTGCTCCTGGTCTCTTGGTGTCTGTGGAAGGAGCGGAACTCTAGGGTTTTTAACTCCGCTCTTTCTTCGATCCCAGTGGTTCTAGAGTCCATCCATGCGGAGGGCCATTTATGGTCTTTAGTTGGCGTCGCCGCTTTTGGGAATTTGTTGGGAGTGTAGCGTGGCTTAGCCCCTTCCCGCTGCTTGGAGTCTGTTTTTAGCCGCCGTAGTTTCTCTAAAGCTTCAGCTTCaggtttttcttcttttgctttttcttctttcccctAGCATAAGCCAGTCTGGCTGATTGCGGTGTGTAACTAAAActctttttcttctaatatattgacgtgcaatccttttgcgcgttcgagaaaaaaaaccacTACTTACCCACTCTACCACCATCATTAGCCAGGCTATATCTCAAGCACAAGTATATCTTAGAGTACATGATAGTACTACACCTAGCTGCTACAAGTATCCTACACACACTTGTTTAAATTATTGTGTCTAACCTACGAGCCCAACCCAATACCCCCTCATAAACAAGCATACAAATACAACAATCATATacctacccccccccccccccccccccaattttCAGTCCATCAAAACAAATCCCCCCCAAAATAAAACCAATTGACCTCTCATATCTGTGTACAGCGTAACGACACAAAACGCATGTCCCAACTCCCAGGTTCCATttcccttttcttcttccaACTTCCAAGCCTCAAAGTCGCCACAACACAAGAAAAGAAACAGCGAGAGAGACGCACAcaacacgcacgcacgcaccgcGCCTCCGACCAGTACAAGCCCTCCACAGTagtagccaccaccaccactttaCACCCCCCTCGCCTCCCCGTCCCTTTCGCCCAGCACCTTGTCGGAGACCGACGCGCCTCCGCCCGCTCGATCGATCGAAGTCGGCGTCGCTCGCctccactgctgctgctgctactcctCGCGCCCCTTCCTTCCTTGCGGAGGCGGCAACCTGTGACGCCACGACACCACCGGGGGAGAGCTACCGGAGTCGGCGGGCGCACCGGCTCCCACCACCACCGGGGGAAAAGTAGCCGTTGCGGCGTCGCCTTTTTTATTGTTGTAGGATGAGGGGTGCCGCTCGGCggtgaggtggaggtggaggtgggtggGAGATGCCGCTGGTGAGGTTCGAGGTGCGGAATGAGGTGGGGCTTGGGGACCCCGAcctgtacggcggcggcggcggtggaggaggaggaggaggaggaggaggagttggggCTGCTGCGAAGAAGGGCGGGGAGGCGGAGCCCAAGGCGCTGCTCgagggcgtcgccgtcgccggtctcGTCGGGATCCTGCGCCAGCTCGGAGATCTCGCGGAGTAAGCGCCCCCACATTACTTCTCACCCTCTCTCCTTGGCGCTGTGATTCAGGCGAGATTCGAGTTGCCGCGTGAGTTTGTGGCTCCAGCGCGGGATCTGGTGCGCTTCGTGTGTGATGATTTCGGCGAGCCGCTGCAGTTCCGGGGGGAAGTTTCGCGCTTGTTCGGGAGTGGTGGTGTGTGTTGGTTTGTGCATAGGATTGGGGTGATGAGAAGAAGGGGGATCTGGGGTTGAGGTTGGATTTGATGAGACGAGTGGCACGCTGGGTTTTAGGAATTAGAGTAGGATTTCGGTCTGTTGGTTATCGAGAAATTTTGCGGAGCTGCCTGTCCAGAACTGGATATGTGTCTGGGATCTCTTTCTAGGGTTGGATGCGTTTTAGGAGTGGGAAATGGCTGACCAATGTGGTTTTTTGCCGCATTTGCTTTGTTCGGGTTTCATGCTTTGGTGAATTGATCGAAACTGTTTATGTATTTTGAGTATCTCACTGTGGTTTTCAGTAAGATCTTGTGTTAGCATGGGGGTAATAGGTTATGCTTTGGAAAATTTCCCTTTTGTTTTTGGATGACATCGCCGGTAATTCTGAAATTTTCCTTTTCCATCAGTTAGTCTAAGGGGTGATTGGATGCATTTGGGTTTTGGGATAGATGTTATTGAATGTCTTTGCTACTTCTGGCTTGAGGATTTCAAGGGCTGTTGGCAATTTCCATTGCTTGTTGATGAAAAGCTCCCACCATCATTTTGGAAGTTGTTTCTGGCTATTGATTTACTTTTGAATACCGCCCTACATCCCTACATACCTGCCTGCTTTTActatgtttctttctttttattacCGCTATATGTTTCTTAACCGTGTCTGGTAAAAATTGAAGTGCTGGCTATTAGTTGGGTTCGACTATGTTGTGAGCCCTCTATTTTCATGTAATCGTTTAGTTTACTATGGCTAAATAGATATTTTGGTCTTACCAGATTTGCAGCAGATGTTTTTCACGACTTACATGAGCAAGTTATAACTACATCTGCTAGGGGGCGCAAGGTGCTGACTCGAGTACAGAACATCGAGGCAGCACTTCCATCTCTTGAAAAAGCTGTCAAGAATCAGAAGAGCCATATACATTTCACTTATGTACCAGGTACATACCGTATCAGTGTCAATATATCATGACCAGGAGTATAAAAGAAACCATGCTAAGGGTTCCTATGAATATTTAAATTGTCAACAACCATCTTAACCAATTACTTGTCACTGATTTGCCCACAAACCCATCAGAATGCACTGAAACTAGTTGAAGTAACCTGATGTTGTGCATGAGGTCCATAGTAGTTTATCACAAAATGCCAACCTGAAAAATGGCCAAACCCATAAGGAACTTCCAATTGAAGTTGGTGGTGTCGCTAAATTGCTATAGACCTTTTTGGCGGTAAGTTAACCTAGCCGTATGATGCTAGAGCTGCTCTGGTTGTTGGTAATGAATTAAACTTTAGTTTTACTGTTACTAGATCTACACGGTACAAAGTCAGATGCTGTCTCATACTTGAACGTCACTTGCTCTCACCGAATAATTTGGTTTAAGATGGTCTCACAGTTTTGTTGAATGTGCTGGTAAAATGCAGGCTCTGATTGGCATGCACAACTTAAAGATGAGCAAAATCACCTGCTTTCTAGTGATCTACCTCGATTTATGATGGATTCCTATGAAGAATGTCGAGACCCACCACGACTTTACCTTCTTGATAAGTAAGACTTGATTGTTTTCTTTATTGATGCGCTTGTGGTTCCTGAAATGTTTTGTCTTTTAGATTTGATAATGCTGGAGCTGGGGCTTGTTCGAGGAGACATTCTGATCCATCATACTTCAAGAAAGCATGGGATATGATGAGAGCAGACAAGACAGGAAATTTCCAAAGAGAAAAGAAATCTCAGAAAATCAAGGTTCCGTTATTTTACTTTCTGCATTTCTGCATCAGAGGATCAGTGGCATGCTTGTCTATCTTAGCAACAGACACATTTAATGGTAGTTAATATGTATAATTATGGTATTGCTGCTCCACTGTACTCTACAGGCAAACATATCAAACTGGTACTATCATGTTATGATTTAAACTCAATGATTAGAAATCACCATACCTAGCTCGTGTCAAGATTTGGCAGAAGTCTGAATGTTGTCCTTATGAAGAGATAGGAAATAGTTATTTAGAGTCACCAAACTTTGTTACTGGTTAATAATCTCGTGGGAACAAGAAATAACCATTTCCATGAATACATTCATGTGCTAAAATATTTGAAACTCATTTTCTATGGTCATATTCTGCTTGAGCCTCTGAGTGAATGTTTAGGAATTGCTAGATGTGTTACTGAACTATCATCCATAGCTGTTTCTGATATGGAACGGCTGTAGCTAATTGAAGTTAGAATGGCAATTGTAATCTTTTATCATGTTGGTAAATATGTGGTGAAAGACTTAATAAATCTTTTGAACTTGGACAGAGAAAAGGATCACGCTTGAGAGAACCGTATCACGGACAAACTACACCCAGGCAGAGGAATGGTGAATTGCAGCGAGCACTCACCGCTGTTCAG encodes the following:
- the LOC107280810 gene encoding uncharacterized protein gives rise to the protein MEEGAGLVIGVGGGGGLSGGGGEGVAPPAARAQERLVPPCGVQSAAACSGVRQRSAGCGRPWLVTALFGACRLSVRRRAAPWPSAVLCGARPAAVRGSARGGASGGARVHAGMPRRGSREGGGGQVGEGDGEQRGGGGQVSERDDEPPPTRPISPFMAGSTEAAAAHSLPGGADDDEGERRILAPSRR